AACTACCAAAGAAGCATGACGATGATTGATGATATGTGATGGATTTGCAAGAAATGGAGCATGAGTTCTACACCAAGAATAGTATAAAATGTGTTATTCTAAATACAGTTGGTGGCTACTATACAGCTCTAAAGGACCACACTTCTTGATAAATGGTGGCAAAAAAGAGCATGCAAAGATCAATGTTTGTTGTAATGATGTTTCAAGGTGTTGCCACCTATGTATAAGTAAATCCTTCTCCTATTTTGATATGTGTtacactgaaaattttaaaatcttctttttaactttagatatttttttatgcatatgtaacgtgacatattgttttatataaaaagtatcattatattttttaaaacaatcattatactctaaactaattgattgatattgtgttaaattacaaataaaatcaaatgagatactaaccgaatgcattcagttataaatggaaaggagaaatttctgcaccaaaaatttattaccaaaacaaatctatgttagctaatttaaaaattttaaatatgagaaactttttcataaaatattaaaatcttcttttcaactttagagatttctttatgtatatgtaatgtgagattttattttatataaaaagtataattatatttttttaaacaatcattatattctaaactaattgattgatcttatgttaaatttcaaataaaatcaaatgggataccaactgaatgcattcagttataattggagaggagaaatttctgcacctaaaatttattgccaaaacaaatctatgttggctaatttgaaatctatgcaaaattatttttgtcggtttaaggttcgtaaattttgtacaaaatctgatatattgttattttatgacttcaaataaacaaaatgatgtcatattttatgatttatctttcacaaccctaatttgtgctactatcacattctttttttctcatgattaatatgtgtttatcatctgctttattataattgttcttacattcttagtatgttaaattttttataatttaaaatatgatcgatgtatcaaatacaatagacacattcttttttttccatgattaatatgtgtttatcatctgcttcattaagatttttcttacatttttagtatcttaaatttttttataatttaaaatatgatcgatatatcaaatataataaacatattctccgtgcaatgcacgggtaaAAAGAACACTAGTTACATTTAAGCGAGAACAAATCAGCGGAAAAAAGTAATACTCAAATGGAGTAATACTGTTGGAGACCGACGAGGGAATTGAAACCAGAattcagaaaagtgaaaagggacCAACTTTAAAACACAGAAGCAGAGATTTAACAACCCCTCAAAGATTCGATTCAATTCAACAAGACCTAGTTGGGGAAAATCAACAATTGGGTCAGAAGCAAAATCTACTGCTACTGAATAAGAACCAAATTCTTCAATTCCGGAGAGGACTTAGATTATGTTTGAAAGAAGGAACCAAGAAGTATGAAGATTCGAAGGCAGAGTTTATGGTAACAAATCTGCAAAAAGTATGAAGATTCTGCGGTGGTGAAGTTCCCTTATGTCGCGGTGACCTCCCAATCGATCCACCACTAGCCCTTGTTCCAGCGAAGCCTCCTCTCTTCTCGCCTACACAGATCTTGTCACGATACCAAGCAGATCGCGAGTTTTATTTCATCTGTTGAAAAGGGGGCATAATCCAGATATGCTCCGTTCGTGTTCGTCGCTCAGCCCCCATTTACTGGGTTTTAGTTATTAACTGTTTTAATTTTCTGGAATTTTTGAAGAATAATGTGGAGATGATGAACatagtgaagatgaagatgattgaggatgatgaagatggtAGATTAgaatgaaattttcatttttttgattttagtcctccATATATTCCAcgtgtaataaaaaaaattaaaaactggcTAATTAACTGACACGTCAGCAGTCACCTACAAGTTGGCATGCCACCTAAGTGGTCAACAGGGTCAAAGGACTAAATCAACCGGTTTATCAAGTTAAGGGATGAAAACCATCAAAATTTTAATACAGGGACGGAAACCAAAATCTCGCTATAGTTCAAGGtctaaaaacttatttaaccctTTAATTATTGATTAGTCCTTGACCTACCCACAAGATTATGCAAATCGCATAGTTTTGCTGCATCCGACTTGAAGGAGTTGAAGCTATGCGAGGGCCGAGGAGCATGAGATGACCGGTTACTTTGCTGAGGCGAATGAGAAGTGTGTAGGTTTGGTTGGGGTGTGCTGAGATTAACGTTGTTTTGTATTGAGCGGTGGTTGGAGAGTGTCCACCACGTGTTCGATATATTTACGGAAAGATTTGGTGTTACATTTATGCTTGGCGATAGCGTGATGGTACTGCGAGGAGGGAATCGCAGTGAAGCCAACAATGCCCATACAATTTCTCGAGATTAAAGACTTCCTCTTCACAACCCTAATGAAAGGTGCACACTCAGACACATCAGATTATAAGGAGATTTACCTATTGAGATCAATTATAATTTTCTAGGTCTTTAATCACAATTTTCTACTATGTTAACATCCAAGAGTTGTGTAACCTCATTTGATATGATAATATGCATATTTTGATTACGTGAAAGTCGTGATTTGACTGCCAAATGTTGTTGTTCACAAAGAACTTTGAGTTAGTCGGTCAGAGATAAAAGACTAGTATATTTCTCGAGCAACCCGACTGTCTTTATGGCTGGGTTCCTGGAGCAACCCAACTGTCTTGTGAGCGTGATTCCGGATGGGCAGGTCCTCTTGAGTAACCTGACCGGCCCAGCAGCAGTGTCGTGTCTATCCGGCACAAATCTTGGGACGGTCCACAGCCTCCCAAGGCTTATGGCTAAGAAAGAGCCACAAAGCCTTAAGCAAAATTTCACACTTCCGAACGGGCACCTTACTTGCGTACCGGTCAGTTACTTGCATGATCGTGGTTGGATTGATTCTTCATGGTCACACTAGTATTCGATCATTCCATATTTATGGCTGTATCACATTTTTTGCTGTGTAAATTCAAAAACAAAGAATAACATAATAAAATAATCAAAAGCAAGTCATGACTCTCACCATTGGACCCCTCATGACGTCACATGCGTGCCATCTTTCTTGGTTGACCGTGGGTCCCTTGAGGAAGGCCACGTGGCCTTGGCTGGTTGGAGGCCGGCCAGTTGTGGGCCCCGCGCCTTGACCACCCTTCTTCCCATGtgcatttgtttctttttcaatattttcccttctgactccttttcagtttttgttttttttctcttctcctttttcatcaTTACTTTTCTGAcgtttctctctcctcctttcagattatttttgtttcttatccctttctctctcttctttaaaCATTTTCCTCAACCCTCTTTTCCCTACGCCCCTCTCTCTCCCCTGtcgatttatttttattactaATTCCCTCTCTCTTCTTAACTTTCTGATGTTCACTTTCCCAAAACCGTTCATCtcactaaattaaaaattcaacctTTTTACCCTCATCACTTCTCATTTTAACCTCTTCCCCACAACCTTTCTTCTTCCCCTTCACCCAAAATCCTCTTCACCCTCAAGCTTTAGTTGCGCCCCGCTTCCTCCCTAGGATGCTAGAGACCGCCGTCGCCGACCTGCATCTACTCTTTGCCAGGAGCGAATCTTGTCCTCACTGTTCAGGTTcgtcctttcttcttcttttctcttttgtttcttgatattttcttattcttcctttttccttttgtttcttggtattttttcttctttctttttccttcctaGGCCTCCATCACCACCGAGCTCTCCTAGGCTCTGATTTTCCCTTTTGAACTGTTATGCTCATAAACAACTTTTTGCagataaaaatcaaattttcactTAGAGAAGACtgaaacacttttttttttaaataactaagaacaaaacaaaaaattagtgTTGAACTGACTGATTTTTCTTCTTACCCCTAGGATGTTTGAGAGCTCGGAATAGTCGGAGGACAGTATCTCGTCGGACCTTAGTTTCGACGCATCAACGCTAAAATGGGTCAAACCTGAGGTTCTCACAACCTTTTCCGTGTTTAATTCCCCTGCGACGATGGATAAGGTCGTTCGAACTACTGCTTTCACCGCCAGTGGGAAGGATGGCAAGATGGTAGTGGACTGATGccattgtaacatcccgatctgatgactggcctcacggtaacaacacgagtcttttcagtgcgctttgtcctcactcgcgcacttcccgggaaaacttcccaggaggtcacccatcacgatattactccaaggcaagcacacttaaccatggagttcttatcagttgggctcccgaaaagaagttgcaacttgttgttatgagtagtaccaatcaaatctcttatgccctcctcaactgtatagtccatccttATGTAGTcttggaatacctcttgttcgggtgtgagatcggttcattcatgtgcccctccacCTAGAAGcatgccaggagccgctccttgtccgtgcctcactgcaccggcgatcactccccgccctcgtcggccccgggcgtcacaggcccaccaacttccgcttggttcgtccccgaaccacaccgtactgggagaggtcggctctgataccattgtaacatcccgatctgatgactggcctcacggtaacaacacgagtcttttcagtgcgctttgtcctcactcgcgcacttcccgggaaaacttcataggaggtcacccatcacgatattactccaaggcaagcacacttaaccatggagttcttatcagttgggctcccgaaaagaagttgcaacttgttgttatgagtagtaccaatcaaatctcttatgccctcctcaactgtatagtccatccttATGTAGTcttggaatacctcttgttcgggtgtgagatcggttcattcatgtgcccctccacctagaagcctgccaggagccgcttcttgtccgtgcctcactgcactggcgatcactccccgtcctcgtcggccccgggcgtcacagccATCCACTTGAGCCTATCTGCCGCCAAAAGTCGGATCCTAAAGGACTTgactttttctttatttataagCTAGTTCTTCATAAGTTTAACATAAAGTTTCCACTCTCATCTTTTATTTGCATGGTTCTATCTTATCTTCGTGCCGCACCGTCACAACTTCATCCTAATGGGTGAGCTTTTATGCGTGCTTTCGAAATTTTGTGCGGCTATCACGGCATTACTCCAACTTGTAGCATGTTTTTCTACTTTTtccagtaaaaaaaaattaaaaagggtGGAGTTGGTTGGGTGTCTCTCTCCAGCTACAACGACCGCAAAATTCTATTTATATTTTCCGAATCCTTCCGGTATTTCAAGGAcagattttttaaaattgtggCATCCCACCGCCTTCTCAAACTTATTTTGAATGAGGAGGGACTGTGCAAATTCCCTTTGTACTGGTAGTCTGATCAGGTGTCCACCCGGAAGGCTCCGGAAGACCCTGAGAATGCTGCGGTGAGGCAACTTCAATCCCTTCCCCCGATGAATTGTTCTGACCTGATACAAATATAGCACCAACCGGAGGCATTGCGAGAATATTTGGGTAAcaacaattttatatattttgacATTATTAAACCTTGACGACTTGACCTTGTGTACCTTGTTTTTTTTGCAGGTAAGATGAGTGATATGACCAACGCTGAACGCAAAGCCCACTTCGAAAAACTCCAGGCTGAATTGGGCAATCATCCCGCAGGGTCGAGCAACGCGCCAAAGGCCCACTCCATAGATCCAGCTGCTGTCAAATCTGGCCCCGGCGCTTCCTAGCGCAAGGCTGACCAGGTTGCTGAGTCTTCAGCTCGACCAAAAAAGGGAGGGGGGTGTTCAGAAGAAAACACCCCAAGCTCTTGATGTACCTTCTTCTGAGTCACTCTGGGACGATGACTACCCCTTCGACCATCATGTCGATAGCCAGCTTACCTTTTCTAGAGATGTTGCCACTTGTGAGGGGCTTGGCATAGAGGCTATGTGCAGTCAGGCGGTCACTTCCTCCATCCGCGCCGGCTTCTTGGGTAAGCTGATTGCCTTAGCTTTTCAATCGCTGAAGAAAAGCCACCTTGAGGATCTGACTAAGaatgaagatctgaagaaaaagTTAACTGACCAGACTTCCATCCGGGTGGGTTTGGAGAATGAGCTGAAGCTGTTGAGATCTGAGAAGACACAGCTGACCAGTCGGGTCCGCGAGCTAGAAGAGGATAAGGCTACTGCCCAGGCGTCTCTTGCTGCTGAGGAGGCTAAGTTAGATAAGCTGAAACAAAAAATTTCTACTGAGTATGCAAAGGGTTTTGACAGGGCCTTGGAGCAAGTCAAAGCCATTCATGGTGATTTGGATCTTTCCGCCACTGATACTTGGAAAGTTGTCAAAGATGGAGAAAGTGTGGATGAGTAGCCTGGACGCACTTCTTGCTATGGATGGTGTTTTGGTACTAGATGATGTTCGTCATGTTTGTCCTTGACATATTTTGTTTACTTGCTTTATCTTCTATCATGTAATTGAACCTTCAACTATGCTCCTCATTTTAAGAGGTCATTTGTTATGAGAATTTTCCTTCGATCTTAAACCCATGCTGTATGCCAAAAAACTATAACACCATTTGTGAAATTTAGCTCACTTGTCTTAGAGGTAAGTGGCAAGATGTCATGACGATAACGGAGCTCACTTGGTTTGAAACCGAGTGGCAAGAGCTCGACATCTGACCGGGGTCAGTGGAGAAATTGAGCTCACTTGGATTAAACCAAGTGGCAGGGCTCGACATCTGACCGGGGTCAGTGGAGAAATTGAGCTCACTTGGAATAAAACCAAGGTAGCGAGGTTTGGAGTCCTTCCGCAATTGATATCATTCTacacaccttttttttttaaatgggcCTCATCAAAAACTCCCCCCTAGTGGGAGAGAAAAGAGTACCCTCTACTTTTATTCAATGAAAAGCAAACGTCAAatacataaatttgaaataaaaatgaaaacttgGAGCTATGAGCAAACgtcaaataaaaatgaaaagcaAACGTCAAATACATACAGATCTGAGAAAAATGTGGTCATTTGAAAAAGGGGGAGAGAGGAATATGTACAGAGACAAAGCTTATGAGTTCTGGGTTTCTTCATTTGAAAACTAAAAGACAAAGCTTATGGGTTCTGGGTTGGTGAAAAAGGTAGGATTTTGggggttttgggttttattttttttggagatTTTGGTTTGAAATAGAAgtttatgatgatgaagatCATGGTTGCTGATTttgtgatgaagatgaagatcatggCATTAAGCAACATGAATGAGGCTTTGTTTCTAGTTTTACATATTTTCCACTGATTGTATTCGATTTCTATCTTGCTTTCTTTTTCTGCTTTGTTGTCTTGATGTAAAACTCTTACTGAGTTTTTAATTTCTAAACTTATCAATATCATCTGTTTTCttctaaaaaagaaaaaagtggtCATTTGGTAATTTGGCTTAATTAAGCTTGAAGGACACATAGAGGGAATAATTATTGGAAGAGGGGTAAAAGGGTCATTTTATATGGTTGTGCAAGGTTACACAACCAAAAACTTGTGCATATTAAGGGGATCCTACTTTTTTCTGCATATTATAAAAGCATTCAAAAGCTACAAAAACATTATCAGTAATAAGACAATTAGATGCAAAAAAACGATCTAAGTATCACTGGAATATTTTTTACAAGATAAgttaaagtgatttttttgttacaataaaTTAAGTCCATTAGCTATGGTTTTTATGGCTATTTTGAATATACTTATGAGTCCATATTGGCTAGCATGTATATGTTACAAGCACAAAAAAGTgtcttatttaatatttatacatGAAAGTATAATGTTCCCAAAGGATATCTTAAATTATGTCTCTTAATGAAATATTGACATATCTTAAATTTGAGTACGAATTTGAccaatgtttttttaattaacatgtCAATAAACTTATTgatgagaaaaaaatgaaatagaacTTGGGAATGAAAGATTCCAATCCCTTATTTATGAGAATATACATTGCCACTTAAATTTCTTAGCAGAAGGGATTTTACCTCATCACCAACAACATActtattctttttaaaaaataaacaacatactcttattaataatatttaaaaaaataaaaaagttattagCATTATTGTTATTTTTAGCATTATTGTTTTAGAAACAATAAGAATttaaaccctaaatccccaaaACAACGACGAAAGAAAACTCTGAATCAAGTTTGGGTGTTTTGACGTTCCTTCCTTGATTCATTCCCTCTTCTGTTTCCCGCCAAAACAGAAGAGCAGAGAAAGGAGCGAACGATGGCGAACAAGGTCATCAAGCAGATGGGATTACCCAAATCCATCGCCAACATCTTCACCGCTCGTAACATCATCACCGCCAAAGTAAACTTTCCCTCTCAATTTGCTTCCCTAATTCAATTTTGTTTCCCCTTTATATTCCATTCTCCGATTTTGCTCAGAAATTTCCTTTTATCTCTTCGAATTATCTGCAATTAGGTCTTCGTTTTTCAGAGAAATGatgcatttttttattgttCAAAATCACAGGACGCGTTGTCTCTCACTGATTTTGAGTTGATGGAGTTGTTGGACGTTGGAATGGCAGAAGTAACATCTGCCATGGCACACATTAGTGAAGTTGTGTGTCCACCTTGTCAAACTGTATGTACatcctcttttatttttttagatttGTTATTGTTACCATTATTTCAATTTGTTCAGGAATCAATTACTGAGTATTTGTGATAATGATACTGTTGTAGGCGTTACTTCTGATGGAGCAGCGAGTACGCAATGAGAGCCTGGCCGGTCATCTTCCCACTCGTTTGAAAGGGTTGGATGAAGCCTTGTGTGGTGGTATACCCTTTGGTGTTTTGACTGAGTTGGTTGGTCCAGCTGGAATTGGCAAAACACAGGTATAATTGGTTTGCATTTAAATTTATACCAGGATGAATGCATTTCAGATTTGGATTATGCTAAGGTTTGAGAGAATATTTTCCACTTTCCAGTGATTGTTAATAAGGATAGGTGAACTTTTTATTGCAGTTTTGCTTGAAGCTCTCACTGCTGGCTTCAATGCCCGCGAGTTGTGGAGGCTTAGATGGCCGCGTGATATATATTGACGTTGAATCCAAATTCAGTTCGAAAAGGTACTTGAAACACACAGGCATTGTGTTTTTCGATTTCAATAATATGATATTATTCAGTGTTACATGTTTTCATTGTGTTGAACACTAGTGAATTCGCTTCTTTTATTCCTCAGATTGATAGAGATTGGATTGAAGAGTTTTCCTGAAATATTTCACAAAAAGGGAATGGCACAGGAGGTGTGCTGgttatctctctctctccctcgcTCTTATATTTTCTTCTGAGGATTGTCTTAATTGACATATGCAGATGGCTGGTAGAATCCTGATTTTGCGTCCTACATCACTTTCTGAGTTTGCTGAGTGGTGAGAATCTCCGCATGACTTTATTGTAGTTATTCTCAGGTACcctattttaataatttaaaacaaGAGAACTCAGTTATGTTGTCTCAAATAGATGCTGCAatagtttaaatattttttagcaCTAGAGAATGGTCATAAATTATGAAAGTTATGATTCAGAAGGGCAGAAGAGAAATAATGCAAACAAAATGTGAAAAGTTCAAAGTTTGGCTCTTTGGACTggacgggggggggggggggagagaaAAAAAGAGGACCGGGTTGTTTTGGTGTTATACTTATACAACATTAAATGGTTACTTTCCCAGTTGAAACAGGTTACTGGTACACCATACCTACTCTGTCAAGACTGTCTTTCTGTCTCTGATCTGAAGGAAAAACACGTTATCAAAGCTTATCACTAGTTTAGAAATGAACTTGATATGCAATTGGGTTTCTATTAGTCTTAGAGTCTCTTTCTGATTCATGACTCTCTTAACCATTCTAGTAACTTACGTTGTTGAACTTGCTACTTGTCAtagcttttattttattctgccCTTCCTAAGTTTCTATAAGACAA
This portion of the Lotus japonicus ecotype B-129 chromosome 3, LjGifu_v1.2 genome encodes:
- the LOC130743263 gene encoding DNA repair protein RAD51 homolog 2 isoform X2, with the protein product MANKVIKQMGLPKSIANIFTARNIITAKDALSLTDFELMELLDVGMAEVTSAMAHISEVVCPPCQTALLLMEQRVRNESLAGHLPTRLKGLDEALCGGIPFGVLTELVGPAGIGKTQFCLKLSLLASMPASCGGLDGRVIYIDVESKFSSKRLIEIGLKSFPEIFHKKGMAQEMAGRILILRPTSLSEFAECLKQIKVSLLQQHVKLLIIDSMAALVLGEHDCGASRHQALGWHVSFIKSLAEFSRIPIVLTNQVRSQTGDESRMYSFQAQSHSIKKDNPATYDSHLVAALGINWAHAVTIRLILESKSGQRFIKLAKSPISPPLAFPFSITSSGVVLLDDDGMEIRGPEINTIHCQGQNALFNFEGVRHQ
- the LOC130743263 gene encoding DNA repair protein RAD51 homolog 2 isoform X3, yielding MANKVIKQMGLPKSIANIFTARNIITAKDALSLTDFELMELLDVGMAEVTSAMAHISEVVCPPCQTALLLMEQRVRNESLAGHLPTRLKGLDEALCGGIPFGVLTELVGPAGIGKTQFCLKLSLLASMPASCGGLDGRVIYIDVESKFSSKRLIEIGLKSFPEIFHKKGMAQEMAGRILILRPTSLSEFAECEHDCGASRHQALGWHVSFIKSLAEFSRIPIVLTNQVRSQTGDESRMYSFQAAQSHSIKKDNPATYDSHLVAALGINWAHAVTIRLILESKSGQRFIKLAKSPISPPLAFPFSITSSGVVLLDDDGMEIRGPEINTIHCQGQNALFNFEGVRHQ
- the LOC130743263 gene encoding DNA repair protein RAD51 homolog 2 isoform X1; translated protein: MANKVIKQMGLPKSIANIFTARNIITAKDALSLTDFELMELLDVGMAEVTSAMAHISEVVCPPCQTALLLMEQRVRNESLAGHLPTRLKGLDEALCGGIPFGVLTELVGPAGIGKTQFCLKLSLLASMPASCGGLDGRVIYIDVESKFSSKRLIEIGLKSFPEIFHKKGMAQEMAGRILILRPTSLSEFAECLKQIKVSLLQQHVKLLIIDSMAALVLGEHDCGASRHQALGWHVSFIKSLAEFSRIPIVLTNQVRSQTGDESRMYSFQAAQSHSIKKDNPATYDSHLVAALGINWAHAVTIRLILESKSGQRFIKLAKSPISPPLAFPFSITSSGVVLLDDDGMEIRGPEINTIHCQGQNALFNFEGVRHQ